A DNA window from Aquarana catesbeiana isolate 2022-GZ linkage group LG01, ASM4218655v1, whole genome shotgun sequence contains the following coding sequences:
- the LOC141124476 gene encoding interferon lambda-3-like yields the protein MDIRLLVLSTLLVAVSGRLHRRLCPKSRYLSVTSSDITTLKELQHDHEKNMSTNAMRCYRRMLRHKPSVCDLTQRNRLILTLERVSLTVEVLTNMSVSAQNETVKQALMVFLKLKDDLMVCRGSPENNESTSPELKLWLHHLQHFKETASPDCVQESVILSLIPLRVVDVTCWALNH from the exons ATGGATATCAGGCTGCTGGTGTTGAGCACTTTACTGGTTGCAGTAAGTGGGCGCTTGCACAGGAGACTCTGCCCGAAATCCCGCTATTTATCAGTGACGTCCTCTGACATAACAACACTAAAGGAGCTGCAACATGATCATGAAAAGAACATGTCTACCAACGCAATGAGATGCTACAGAAGAATGCTGAGACACAAACCATCTGTATGTGACCTTACGCAGAGGAATCGTCTCATCCTGACTTTGGAGCGGGTGTCACTAACAGTTGAGGTTCTGAcgaac ATGTCTGTGTCTGCTCAGAATGAAACTGTAAAACAGGCACTTATGGTTTTCCTCAAACTGAAAGATGATCTGATGGTCTGTAGAGGATCTCCTGAAAACAATGAGTCTACGTCACCTGAGCTGAAGCTGTGGCTGCATCACCTCCAGCATTTTAAGGAAACAGCATCTCCAGATTGTGTCCAGGAATCTGTAATACTGAGCCTTATTCCTCTGAGGGTGGTAGATGTGACATGTTGGGCTCTCAACCACTAA
- the LOC141124492 gene encoding interferon lambda-2-like has product MDIRLLVLSTLLVAVSGRLHRRLCPKSRYLSVTSSDITTLKELQHDHEKNMSTNAMRCYRRMLRHKPSVCDLTQRNRLILTLERVSLTVEVLTNMSVSAQNETVKQALMVFLKLKDDLMVCRGSPENNESTSPELKLWLHHLQHFKETASPDCVQEAVILSLIPLRVEDVTCWALNH; this is encoded by the coding sequence ATGGATATCAGGCTGCTGGTGTTGAGCACTTTACTGGTTGCAGTAAGTGGGCGCTTGCACAGGAGACTCTGCCCGAAATCCCGCTATTTATCAGTGACGTCCTCTGACATAACAACACTAAAGGAGCTGCAACATGATCATGAAAAGAACATGTCTACCAACGCAATGAGATGCTACAGAAGAATGCTGAGACACAAACCATCTGTATGTGACCTTACGCAGAGGAATCGTCTCATCCTGACTTTGGAGCGGGTGTCACTAACAGTTGAGGTTCTGACGAACATGTCTGTGTCTGCTCAGAATGAAACTGTAAAACAGGCACTTATGGTTTTCCTCAAACTGAAAGATGATCTGATGGTCTGTAGAGGATCTCCTGAAAACAATGAGTCTACGTCACCTGAGCTGAAGCTGTGGCTGCATCACCTCCAACATTTTAAGGAAACAGCATCTCCAGATTGTGTCCAGGAAGCTGTAATACTGAGCCTTATTCCTCTGAGGGTGGAAGATGTGACATGTTGGGCTCTCAACCACTAA
- the LOC141124508 gene encoding interferon lambda-2-like, translated as MDIRLLVLSTLLVAVSGRLHRRLCPKSRYLSVTSSDITTLKELQHDHEKNMSTNAMRCYRRMLRHKPSVCDLTQRNRLILTLERVSLTVEVLTNMSVSAQNETVKQALMVFLKLKDDLMVCRGSPENNESTSPELKLWLHHLQHFKETASPDCVQEAVILSLIPLRVEDVTCWALNH; from the coding sequence ATGGATATCAGGCTGCTGGTGTTGAGCACTTTACTGGTTGCAGTAAGTGGGCGCTTGCACAGGAGACTCTGCCCGAAATCCCGCTATTTATCAGTGACGTCCTCTGACATAACAACACTAAAGGAGCTGCAACATGATCATGAAAAGAACATGTCTACCAACGCAATGAGATGCTACAGAAGAATGCTGAGACACAAACCATCTGTATGTGACCTTACGCAGAGGAATCGTCTCATCCTGACTTTGGAGCGGGTGTCACTAACAGTTGAGGTTCTGACGAACATGTCTGTGTCTGCTCAGAATGAAACTGTAAAACAGGCACTTATGGTTTTCCTCAAACTGAAAGATGATCTGATGGTCTGTAGAGGATCTCCTGAAAACAATGAGTCTACGTCACCTGAGCTGAAGCTGTGGCTGCATCACCTCCAGCATTTTAAGGAAACAGCATCTCCAGATTGTGTCCAGGAAGCTGTAATACTGAGCCTTATTCCTCTGAGGGTGGAAGATGTGACATGTTGGGCTCTCAACCACTAA